From one Triticum urartu cultivar G1812 chromosome 3, Tu2.1, whole genome shotgun sequence genomic stretch:
- the LOC125548809 gene encoding MADS-box transcription factor 34-like, whose translation MVGRAAAPKRRAGNGRTKIAIRRIEKKGARQVCFAKRRQGLFNKANELAVMCGAQVAAVTFSDGGKAFSFGHPSAEAVVDRFLAGGGALVQGAAADDDELKKLHQLHGELRTRLKEVKARKGRVVEAMAKERAAGDQFAVWLDPELGDIGEEELMAFAAELMVARAAVSDRAYQVLLEAQNVSRMLQAPPPPQQQLFGCSTFEFGGSSSGNAGMGMQQMQMVMPSTQGFAVGMHMHQMSMAMPPPPGLAYGVDLQQMHMSVPPSPVFGAGTEMQQMIMAMQPQPVFAADTEMQQAAMAMPPPPEFPVGMAMPPPPGVAAGMKMVQQGPGMNMGFPY comes from the coding sequence ATGGTCGGGCGAGCGGCGGCGCCAAAGCGGAGGGCCGGCAATGGGCGGACGAAGATCGCCATCCGGCGGATCGAGAAGAAGGGCGCCCGACAGGTATGCTTCGCCAAGCGCCGGCAGGGCCTGTTTAACAAGGCCAACGAGCTGGCGGTGATGTGCGGCGCCCAGGTGGCCGCCGTCACCTTCTCGGACGGCGGAAAGGCCTTCTCCTTTGGGCACCCCTCCGCCGAGGCCGTCGTCGACCGCTTCCTGGCGGGGGGAGGCGCGTTGGTCCAGggcgccgccgccgacgacgacgAGCTGAAGAAGCTGCACCAGCTGCACGGCGAGCTGCGCACGCGGTTGAAGGAGGTGAAGGCGCGGAAAGGGCGCGTGGTGGAGGCCATGGCAAAGGAGCGCGCCGCGGGGGATCAATTTGCGGTGTGGCTCGACCCCGAGTTGGGCGACATTGGGGAGGAGGAGCTGATGGCCTTCGCCGCCGAGCTGATGGTGGCGCGGGCCGCCGTCTCGGACCGCGCATACCAGGTGCTCTTGGAGGCGCAGAACGTCAGCCGCATGCTGCAGGCGCCCCCGCCGCCACAGCAGCAGCTCTTCGGTTGTAGCACCTTTGAGtttggtggcagcagcagtggCAACGCCGGGATGGGGATGCAACAGATGCAGATGGTGATGCCTTCGACGCAGGGGTTCGCCGTCGGGATGCATATGCACCAGATGTCAATGGCAATGCCTCCGCCGCCGGGCTTGGCCTACGGGGTGGATTTGCAGCAGATGCATATGTCGGTTCCTCCATCGCCCGTTTTTGGCGCCGGGACGGAGATGCAGCAGATGATTATGGCGATGCAGCCGCAACCAGTGTTCGCCGCCGACACGGAGATGCAGCAGGCGGCTATGGcgatgccgccgccgccggagtttCCTGTTGGGATGGCGATGCCTCCGCCGCCGGGGGTCGCCGCCGGGATGAAGATGGTGCAGCAGGGGCCCGGGATGAACATGGGCTTCCCCTACTGA